The proteins below come from a single Garra rufa chromosome 3, GarRuf1.0, whole genome shotgun sequence genomic window:
- the calml4a gene encoding calmodulin-like protein 4a has product MAKFLSQHQIDEFKECFSLYDKKRKGKIEAKDLITVMRCLGTSPTFNEVDRHLQIHKIDKTGELDFSTFLTMMHRQMQQEDPKTEILEAMRMTDKHKKGYILASELRAKLTGLGEKLTDKEVDELFREANVGRDGHVHYEEFTRMVTLPSVDY; this is encoded by the exons ATG GCAAAATTCTTATCACAACATCAGATTGATG AGTTCAAAGAATGTTTCTCGCTTTATGACAAGAAGCGAAAGGGGAAGATTGAAGCCAAAGACCTTATTACGGTCATGCGCTGTCTGGGTACAAGTCCCACATTTAATGAAGTGGACAGGCATCTGCAAATTCACAAAATAG ATAAGACAGGGGAGTTGGATTTTTCTACATTTCTAACCATGATGCACAGACAGATGCAGCAGGAAGATCCTAAGACTGAAATTCTGGAGGCTATGCGCATGACAGACAAACACAAAAAGGGCTACATTCTGGCCTCTGAGCTTCGGGCCAAACTCACAGGCTTGGGAGAAAAGCTCACTGATAAAGAAG TGGATGAGCTTTTTAGAGAGGCTAATGTCGGACGCGATGGACATGTTCATTATGAGGAGTTCACCAGAATGGTCACACTTCCTTCAGTTGACTACTAA
- the tex9 gene encoding testis-expressed protein 9 isoform X2: MDLLAKEEEYKRLNAELEAKTAELVREAEKVMRDQNEVLSKPISSHISIDSDCDFEVSRKAPQTVVDDVAIPEDFGDFSLAKTISKIEDRVSDDLTEEHLQDEIMPIAGDEMGAEAQIRFLKAKLRVMQEELNRLAFECNKKDDENSALSSKLKDLEEERARLQRTTNVQQTQVEKQRALAEESSRKCEGLQQQVAALQKEMESMKRSHKQSASTHSATEVRLNRALEEVERTKTQLNKLKQSTKDSTSQEQQKIETLQAENRKLERQKAELIVGFKKQLKLIDILKRQKMHFEAAKLLSFTEEEFMKALDWGKDGVS, encoded by the exons ATGGACCTCTTAGCCAAAGAAGAAGAATACAA ACGTCTCAATGCAGAGCTAGAAGCAAAAACAGCAGAACTTGTTCGGGAAGCAGAGAAAGTTATG AGGGATCAAAATGAGGTGCTCTCCAAACCAATCTCCTCCCACATCTCCATTGACTCTGACTGTGATTTTGAAGTTTCAAG AAAAGCACCACAGACTGTGGTGGATGATGTTGCTATTCCTGAGGACTTTGGGGATTTCTCACTTGCTAAGACAATCAGCAAAATTGAGGACAGAGTTAGTGATGATCTCACTGAGGAACATTTGCAGGATGAGATCATGCCCATTGCTGGAGATGAGATGGGCGCAG AAGCTCAAATCAGATTCTTAAAGGCTAAACTTCGAGTAATGCAGGAAGAATTGAACAGACTCGCATTTGAATGCAACAAAAAG GATGATGAAAACAGCGCTTTAAGTAGCAAACTGAAGGACTTGGAAGAGGAAAGGGCAAGATTGCAGAGGACTACGAACGTCCAACAGACTCAAGTTGAGAAGCAAAGAGCTTTAGCCGAAGAATCGAGTCGCAAATGTGAAGGACTGCAACAGCAAGTGGCAGCACTGCAAAAG GAAATGGAAAGCATGAAGAGATCCCACAAGCAATCAGCCAGTACCCACAGTGCAACAGAGGTGCGGTTGAATAGAGCTCTGGAGGAAGTTGAGAGAACTAAAACACAACTTAACAAACTCAAACAGAGCACTAAG GATTCAACCAGTCAGGAGCAACAAAAGATTGAAACCTTACAAGCTGAGAACAGAAAACTGGAACGACAGAAGGCTGAGCTTATTGTGGGTTTTAAAAAGCAACTTAAGCTAATAGATATTTTAAAACGACAGAAG ATGCATTTTGAAGCGGCCAAGCTGTTGTCCTTCACTGAAGAGGAGTTCATGAAAGCTCTGGATTGGGGAAAAGATGGAGTTTCTTAA
- the cln6a gene encoding ceroid-lipofuscinosis neuronal protein 6a, whose translation MRRRPQSAALTPAFLRAGSEKKVSATAQSQFHTDLWLCFTVQNWILDFGRPIAMIIMPLEWFPLNKPSVGDYFHMAYNVITPFLLLKLIERSPTSLPRSAVYLCIITFVMGASIHLVGDSINHRLILSGYQLHLSVRENPIIKDLKPASLIDSFELLYYYDEHLGHSMWYVPFFLILFLYFTGCFTQVKDEKMSYSGWLLLGPSAVYYWYLITEGQIFVLYVFTFFAMVATVMRQRRMGFVLDSNGRFLFYNFIITLGLVLVWVAYLWNDKVLRKKYPGIIYVPEPWSFYTLHIKGS comes from the exons ATGCGGAGAAGACCACAGTCTGCAGCTTTGACACCGGCATTTTTGAG GGCTGGGAGTGAAAAAAAAGTTTCAGCTACAGCACAGTCCCAGTTTCACACAGACCTCTGGCTCTGTTTCACTGTGCAGAACTGGATTCTGGACTTTGGGAGGCCAATTGCTATG ATCATAATGCCCCTGGAGTGGTTTCCTCTAAATAAACCCAGTGTTGGAGATTATTTTCACATGGCATATAATGTCATCACCCCATTCTTATTACTGAAG CTGATTGAGCGGAGTCCCACATCCCTTCCTCGTTCCGCTGTTTACCTCTGCATCATTACCTTTGTCATGGGAGCTAGCATACACCTGGTCGGAGACTCTATTAACCATCGTCTCATCCTTAGTGGATACCAGCTTCACCTTTCTGTCAGAGAAAACCCCATTATCAAAGATCTGAAGCCTGCCTCACTG ATTGATTCCTTTGAACTTCTTTATTACTATGATGAGCACTTAGGGCATTCCATGTG GTATGTCCCTTTCTTCCTCATCCTCTTTTTGTATTTCACTGGCTGCTTTACACAAGTTAAAGATGAGAAGATGTCTTATTCAGGCTGGCTGCTACTTGGTCCCAGTGCGGTGTATTATTG GTATCTGATTACTGAGGGGCAGATTTTTGTCCTGTATGTCTTCACCTTTTTTGCCATGGTTGCCACTGTGATGCGCCAGAGGCGGATGGGCTTCGTATTAGACAGCAATGGCCGTTTCCTCTTCTATAACTTCATCATTACTCTGGGATTAGTTCTGGTCTGGGTTGCGTATCTGTGGAATGATAAAGTTCTGCGTAAAAAGTATCCCGGTATCATCTATGTTCCAGAGCCTTGGTCCTTCTATACCTTACACATCAAAGGCAGTTAA
- the tex9 gene encoding testis-expressed protein 9 isoform X1 — protein sequence MADSTPRPALPPLKKPQTSYSERPSRPRPQSRSSSAPLKKPPQMDLLAKEEEYKRLNAELEAKTAELVREAEKVMRDQNEVLSKPISSHISIDSDCDFEVSRKADTKRDYTSKQASTMIIRNKNYSAKSSKPNKPGSGNKNNPQKAPQTVVDDVAIPEDFGDFSLAKTISKIEDRVSDDLTEEHLQDEIMPIAGDEMGAEAQIRFLKAKLRVMQEELNRLAFECNKKDDENSALSSKLKDLEEERARLQRTTNVQQTQVEKQRALAEESSRKCEGLQQQVAALQKEMESMKRSHKQSASTHSATEVRLNRALEEVERTKTQLNKLKQSTKDSTSQEQQKIETLQAENRKLERQKAELIVGFKKQLKLIDILKRQKMHFEAAKLLSFTEEEFMKALDWGKDGVS from the exons ATGGCAGACAGCACACCCAGACCCGCGCTACCTCCT TTAAAAAAGCCTCAAACGTCTTATTCAGAAAGGCCTTCGAGACCCAGACCTCAGAGTAGGTCTTCCTCCGCTCCTTTAAAGAAACCACCACAAATGGACCTCTTAGCCAAAGAAGAAGAATACAA ACGTCTCAATGCAGAGCTAGAAGCAAAAACAGCAGAACTTGTTCGGGAAGCAGAGAAAGTTATG AGGGATCAAAATGAGGTGCTCTCCAAACCAATCTCCTCCCACATCTCCATTGACTCTGACTGTGATTTTGAAGTTTCAAG GAAGGCAGATACAAAAAGAGATTACACATCCAAGCAGGCCTCTACAATG ATCATAAGAAACAAGAACTACTCTGCAAAATCTTCAAAGCCAAACAAGCCAGGATCAGGAAATAAAAATAATCCCCA AAAAGCACCACAGACTGTGGTGGATGATGTTGCTATTCCTGAGGACTTTGGGGATTTCTCACTTGCTAAGACAATCAGCAAAATTGAGGACAGAGTTAGTGATGATCTCACTGAGGAACATTTGCAGGATGAGATCATGCCCATTGCTGGAGATGAGATGGGCGCAG AAGCTCAAATCAGATTCTTAAAGGCTAAACTTCGAGTAATGCAGGAAGAATTGAACAGACTCGCATTTGAATGCAACAAAAAG GATGATGAAAACAGCGCTTTAAGTAGCAAACTGAAGGACTTGGAAGAGGAAAGGGCAAGATTGCAGAGGACTACGAACGTCCAACAGACTCAAGTTGAGAAGCAAAGAGCTTTAGCCGAAGAATCGAGTCGCAAATGTGAAGGACTGCAACAGCAAGTGGCAGCACTGCAAAAG GAAATGGAAAGCATGAAGAGATCCCACAAGCAATCAGCCAGTACCCACAGTGCAACAGAGGTGCGGTTGAATAGAGCTCTGGAGGAAGTTGAGAGAACTAAAACACAACTTAACAAACTCAAACAGAGCACTAAG GATTCAACCAGTCAGGAGCAACAAAAGATTGAAACCTTACAAGCTGAGAACAGAAAACTGGAACGACAGAAGGCTGAGCTTATTGTGGGTTTTAAAAAGCAACTTAAGCTAATAGATATTTTAAAACGACAGAAG ATGCATTTTGAAGCGGCCAAGCTGTTGTCCTTCACTGAAGAGGAGTTCATGAAAGCTCTGGATTGGGGAAAAGATGGAGTTTCTTAA